The genomic interval GAAAATATCCGGGACAAAGCGAATATCCACCACGCTATGGCGCAGCTCATGTAGCAAGGACTCCACCTTGTCCTGATCCTTGAGCGGCAGGGCAATCCACACTTGGTCGATGCGCGCCTTCGCCACATAATCGGCCACATCGGGAAGCCCGCCCAATACCGGCACACCTGGCTGCGGAGCCCCCCCGCCGACATTAAAAAAACCCGTTACCTGCAGGCCGATCCAGGGAGAAATCAGCAGCCGCTCAGCTAACTCCTCGCCGAGGCCCTCGGTTCCCACAATCACAATGCGCCGCTGGTTATAACCATGGCTGCGCAGCCAGCGCAAACCCACGCGCAGCAGAAGTCGCCCGCAGACCAGAGCACTCCATCCCAGCACAGACCAGATACCAATCCAGCCGCGGGAAAACTGAATTCCCATCTTCGTGGTAAAGGCAAAGGCAAAAAGCAGAGACAGCACCAGCGCCCAGGCCAGCGTCATCGCCCTCACCTCATCAAAAAGCGACGCGCCGCGCCATGCCTCATAGAGATTGAAACGCGGGAACAATAACGCCGACAACAGCACCACGATGCCAATCACTACGCCATATGCAGCAGGCAAGCTCGAATTACCCAGGTAGAGGCGGTGAGCCAGCCAGGCGGCAAAGATGATGCCCGCCCAATCAAGAAGATGCAGCACGGCATTCAGTATGCTGGAATGCTCTTTTAACAAGCCACGGCGCATCACGGTAACGAACACTCCACTTTGCGATTCGTTCTCGCCTGGAATGCCTTCCACGCATCCTCGACAAAAGTCCCGAACGCCTGCCTGAAGCACTCGGGTGAGAAGCGCATCGCGTTTTCCCTGCAGCTGACGGGGAGAATTTGTTGCCCTGCCTGCTCGAACCGGCTCACTGCATCCCGAATAGCCTCAACCGATTGCTCAAAAAAGAACACACCGGTAGGCAATTCGTCATCCAGGCCGCGAATCGTTTCCAGCGCACCGCCCTTGCCAAAGGCAATCACCGGCGTGCCGCAAGCCTGCGCTTCCAGCGGCGCGATGCCGAAATCCTCTTCCGCCGCGAAAACAAAGCCACGCGCGCGCTGCAAGTGATCCTTCAGAACGGCATGGCTTTGATAGCCCAGCAAAACGACATTGCCGCC from Sulfurimicrobium lacus carries:
- a CDS encoding undecaprenyl-phosphate glucose phosphotransferase, whose protein sequence is MEGIPGENESQSGVFVTVMRRGLLKEHSSILNAVLHLLDWAGIIFAAWLAHRLYLGNSSLPAAYGVVIGIVVLLSALLFPRFNLYEAWRGASLFDEVRAMTLAWALVLSLLFAFAFTTKMGIQFSRGWIGIWSVLGWSALVCGRLLLRVGLRWLRSHGYNQRRIVIVGTEGLGEELAERLLISPWIGLQVTGFFNVGGGAPQPGVPVLGGLPDVADYVAKARIDQVWIALPLKDQDKVESLLHELRHSVVDIRFVPDIFGFRLLNHSVTEVAGFPVMNLSATPMVGVNRLVKAVEDRLLALLILLMISPLMLLIALGVKLSSPGPVLFKQGRLGWDGQPFKVYKFRSMVVHQETGGQLTQASRGDARVTPFGAFLRRSSLDELPQFFNVLQGTMSIVGPRPHAISHNEQYKELIDDYMQRHKVKPGITGWAQINGWRGETDTLEKMSKRVEYDLYYIENWSLWFDLRIILLTVFKGFINKNAY